A segment of the Lycium ferocissimum isolate CSIRO_LF1 chromosome 10, AGI_CSIRO_Lferr_CH_V1, whole genome shotgun sequence genome:
CAAATAGATCATCACAGTACTTTAATGTTCTCTTTGCATTCAAATAGGATCAGTGTTGGTTTAAAAGTTCTCTTGATTACTATCATAACTCATATAATAACATTCCTACCATATTTAATTATTGAACAGTCAAAATAGGGAACCTCAATATCCAATAGAATACATGAAGTCTGTTTCAACCATATCTATAGAAACAACAACACACTATTTGAGACTCATACACTCAGTCACATCAATAATTACTTATTAATGTCAAACATGCTTTGAAAATAAAGGAAGCAATCTCCACATCTAAACAACCTAATGAATCTTAACAGCACCCTAGCAGTACATTCATTTAATTGAACCAAAAGGCAACACAACAATCGACTAACATCAACAAGCCACTATCATAGATAACTAACTACTAAGCAGTaccaaaacaaataaataaaggatAGAATGTTACCTTTTAATGGTGCAGCCTTggtcaaaaatgaatttgaaagccCTATGTGCTTCCAAAACCACACTCAGCCACACAGactcaaaacaaaagaaaaaaaatgaaaattttaaaatcagaAACACCTCAAACTAGTGaagtcttcaattttttttactaatagAGGCTTGAAATTCGAAGTTTTCAGcctttctttaaatttctccaattttctaacctttgaaactcttttaaaacttttaactTTCAAAAACTCAgactttttctccaaaaaagaCCTCCTCTGTGTGATAGGGTTgtgttctatttatagaaccccaaaattgTTCAACTCTCAAAACCATCGATGTGGAACAAACATATTTCCCTAAAAATGGACTTTCAAATCGGATCTACGTCTCAAATGACTACTCAAACATATGAACGGCCAGATCTGAACCTCATTTGGTTCGATCCAGCATTTTCAAACCCGACCAATGGAAATCAAGCAAGGTACAATAACAAAACGTGTAAATCACataataataaagtaaaataaagcaaaaatacGATTCATTACCATGTTTGGATTAAAAATCCCGAATTCGAGTGAAACATTAAATGTTTTCCACCACAATGGACATGCAATATCTGTATTCGTCTGCTACACTCTGTAACTTTGCCATTTTTAGCAGAAAGAGAAGATGGAAAACTCAAGGCAGCGCTAGGGTTATGTGTAAGAGGAAGAGATAGAAACGGGACGAGGGTAGGGTTTTTCTGAAAAAGGGAAATTAAATAAGAaaaggtgggggggggggggggggaggggctATACCCCTTTAACGTTATTAGTGATTTGGGCCGGGTCTCTGTCTGGTTTGGGCTGGATTCGGTCcaaattttaagaaatcaaAAGGCCCctttcttttgtatacatatatatgtatactaagtgtatacatgtatatgtatatcttgtgtatacatatatatgtataccaggtatatatatatacacacacacacacacacaccgagtacatatataaaaagataattaaataaagattAAAATTGATGATACTTTAATTATagataaaattaggacataattattttattaaaatagtttaaaaatcGGCCAAATTGTGTTAATGGGGGTAAAATTGCGGACAGGGCCCTAATGGATTCTGATCcaactaattatttcaattatggataaatttggccttaattgattttaatttagctggttatttcaattatggccatatttggtCTAATTAgcaagtttaaaaaattaaattgcattaatgaccttgattaatttaagccaatgaatttggttatttcaatcaaGGCCATTAAGAGGCTAATTTTACAAGAATGACCCCAATTTCCTTGAACCATGAATTGGTCAAATTAATTATGGccaaaacaaaataattaaatgatttaAACATCAAATTGCAATAAGGACCacttaattaactaattaaaacatttatagataattataaataaattttgacaaatcacacaattatgcaaaatttaaagattaaagggtgaaatggctaattatttaaattactcaaactccatgaattaaagggaataaagtatttgctaattttaacttttgacaatttaacaattaaataatgattattgccctttttttttaattaaatcaaataagtatcctataaatgtcataaaaaataccaattaatttctaaacaaCTTTGTGATATCATGAATGACCTTTCGCCATTTTAAAAGAGCAAAATATTGTTCTGagcaattttataaaaaattatttaaaccctttaaggtgcacagcttattttatttatttttcaaggactctgagtaattaaagtaaattatgggaggtcaaaaattaggtatcaACAATATTAATGTAACTCCAAGTGCTAAGGTTCACACAAAGCAACAAATAGGCGCAGGTGTTCATGTTCCAAGTCAAGAAGTGGAGAAAGGGCCTGATTCGACACCAAGGACAATAATCCaatgcaacaacaacacaacactcAGGAGAGTAATGCAAGACTATTAGGCGCTGTGCATGAGGCTAAAAACAGTGCTAATAAACAAGCAAATACAGCAAAGTCTCGTGAGAAAGTAACTGCAGCTAGCTAGAGTTCTcagcaacaaaaaaataaaggcaACTCAGGTGCAATacggaagaaaatcatgcaacATGATCTTAAGAGCAATGCTAAGAAGCAGAACCAGGTTGCAGTTCTAAACTCTCAAGGAAACTTGCAAGTAGCAGCACCAGTGAGGGAAGAAACTAGGATTGATATGGATGAGGAATCTAAAACACAAAACTTCATGAATGCTACTAGGGAAAGGGATTTGTCTCCTAAATAGGTTGAAAAGGTGGTAGGAAAAAAATTAGGAGGAAACCAGCAAAAGAAAACAATGTGCCTGAAGTTCCAGGGGTACACACAAGGAGAACTATTTCTAGTCCAATATGTAGTGATGAATGCACTCATTTGGAACATTAGATCAgtagaaacaaaaaaaagcCTTTAAAAGGCTTTTGATAATGCATAACAAATATAAGTTCTTTCTCATAGGTTTGACGGAACCTTTCCAACAAGCCTGTAAGTTAGAATCTTATAGAAGGAGGCTTGTTTTGGAAACTACTGTATGCAATGTTTCAGGCAAGATTTGGGATTTTGTGGATGAGGAATATGAAGTAACTATCTTGATTAACAGTGTGCAACAACTAACTTTGAGGCTGTTTAACTAGGATCTTAATGTGGAGATGACTGTTACATTGGTTTATGCCAAGTGTGATAGAATTAAGAGGATTGAATTATGGGATTTCCTTTATAATCTTGCCTCAGATATGACCACTCTATGGCTTAAAGGtggtgattttaatgtcataACTGatgaagatgaaaagtatgGGGGTCAACCAGTGTCATTGAATGAGGTGGAGGAATTTAGGCATTGTATTCAAACATGTAATCTCACTAATTTAGGGTACAAGGGTAGTGTCTTTACTTGGTGGAATGAGAGAGGTACAGAAGGCTGCATATACAAGAGGCTTGATAGGTGTTTAGGTAACTTTGAGCTACAGCAGTTGTTTCCAGGCTTGGAAATCACACACCTCAGCAAGCTTGGGTCAGATCACTCACCTTTGTTATTAGAATGTAAGCAGTGGGTCCAGTAGTTCAAGAATGcattcaaatttctcaacttcTGGACTAAGCATGATACCTTTCTTGATGTGATGCAAGCAAATTGGGAAACTGATGGTGTGGGAAGCTCTTTCATGACCTTTAATGTGAAATTGAAGAACAGGAAGAAGGCTTTGTCAACTTGGAGCAAAGCAATTTATGGTGACATTTTCTAGCAAATCACCAATTTGGAGGAAGTTATAAAAGATCATGAAGCACTTTTTGAAGCTAATCCTTCATATGCTAATAGGCAGAAGCTAATGAAAGTGCAGACTGATCTTAGTAATGTATTGCATTTAGAAGAGGAATTATGGAAGCAAAGGGATGGCATGTCTTGGTTTCAAGATGGAGATAAGAACTCTAAGTTCTTCCATGCTCATGTAAATGGTAAAAGGAAATTCTTTGCAGTTGAAAAGGATTCAGAATCCTCAAGGTCAATGGCTTGAGACTAAGGAGGAAATTGTTGATGAGGCTGTAAGATTCTATCAGGCTCAATTCCATGAAACTGAGGTACCTCAAAGTTTGATATCTTGTATCATGTTCCATCCATGATAATAAGACAACAAAATAAAGACCTGGTTGTAgtttcaactaaagaagaggtgAAATAGGCAGTTTTTAGATTGGACAATGCAAGTGCTAGTGGTCCTGATGGTTTCGCAAGCCTGTTCTTCCAAACATGTTTTGAAATTGTTAGTGATGATGTGTTCAATATGGTCTTCTGTAGGGGTTTTGAACTGTCAAGGTACATAACTCATACTAGTCTTGTATTGTTACCAAAAAGTAGAATGTTCAGACTTTTAGTGACATGAGACCTATACGCTTGAGCAATTTTGTCAACAAGGTGTTTTCTAGAGTGGTGCATGAAATATTGGTGCATTTACTTCCTGATGTGATCTCTCAAAATCAAGCAGGATTTGTGAGGGGTAGGAGcattgttgaaaatattttgttgacaTAATAGATTATCACATCTATCAGGCTTAGAACTAAGAAAGGAACTCAAATTGTTCCTAATGTGGTGATGAAGTAGgacatgaaaaaaaaacatatgatAGATTGTCATGGATTTTTCTTACTAATGTTCTAGGGAAATGGGATTCTGTGAGCAGTTTATAAGTCTGATTTATGAGATTACTGGCAATAACTAGTATTCTATGCTTATCAATGGACAGCCTCATGGTTTTTTCCATTCCACTGTGGGTGTTAAACAAGGTGAGCCTTTATCACCTACTTTGTTCATTTTTGGTACAGAGGTGTTATCAAGGGCCTTGAATGCCTTTGCATAACAATTTGTGGTTTTGTGGATTTGGCTTGCCTAAGTGAAGTCCAAAAATCTATCATGTAGCTTATACAGATGACACCATCATATTTTCATCATCATGTGAGATCTCATTAGGGTTGATCATGAATGTGTGGTCTAAGTACAAACAAGCCTCTGGACAGTTGATTGACAAAGCAAAAAGTTTAGTGTATTTGCATGATAAAGTAGATGAGGAAGTGTTTCAAAAAGTTGAAAGAGTTACTGGTATTGCAAGAAAGGAATTTCCTTTGATGTACCTTGGTTGTCCTAGCTACTATAGCAAGTACAGGCTATCATTTTACTCAGAATTAATTGCTAAAGTGAGAAACAGGCTGCAAGGATGGAAAAGGAAACTTCTGTAATTTGGAAGAAGGGCCATATTGTTGAAGCATGTTTTACAAGCAATGCCTATGCATTTACTGTCTGCTGTGGATCCACCTTAATTTGTAATAGAAAAGTTGCATAAGATATTTGCTCAATTTTATTGGAGCAACACCATTGATGAATCTATTAGACATTGGTCTCAATGGAACATAGTTTGCTTACCTTTAGATGAGGGTGGCTTCGGTTTCAGATCACTTACAAACATGTCTATGGCTTTGTTTGCTAACTTGTGGTGGAATTTCAGGACCAAACCATCCTTCTGGAGTTC
Coding sequences within it:
- the LOC132035065 gene encoding uncharacterized protein LOC132035065, translating into MVKGNSLQLKRIQNPQGQWLETKEEIVDEAVRFYQAQFHETEPHGFFHSTVGVKQGEPLSPTLFIFAYTDDTIIFSSSCEISLGLIMNVWSKYKQASGQLIDKAKSLVYLHDKVDEEVFQKVERVTGIARKEFPLMYLGCPSYYSKYRLSFYSELIAKVRNRLQGWKRKLLTKPSFWSSFMSNKYLKKNNPILVPWNEGLYIWRKMLQVRDLIDHQTWWQLRIGSSLFWFDNWIGLGPLYFLTPLDFYCNEEINNVSDVMTEWRWHVPAIRNNLLENLTEYILNEVQPPARGDELDMPWWMLETRG